CTTTGAGTTCAGTGCGATTTAACTCAATTTGCAATAACACGATCTGtagatatatctatatatgtatctgtatctattgACTGGACCAATTGGCACACCGCATCGCCGCTCGGTGCTTTtctaattgtttattatttaattatggCAATTGTAGTCTGTAGAGTCTGCACTATAGGTACTATATATACTCTATATATAGTATACATAGGGTTTGCTTAGATTCCGCTTATCGGCAGTTTACTGTTTTCCAAACAAATCGTGATCTAGGTTTATAGACTCTTTCACCTTCCTCTagtaatttttccaaaaacaaaaacagaggGGGATGGGGGGTATTAGGGGGCAGCTCACGTCGCCGGTGGCTTTCAAGTGCAAAGATCAATGCTAGTTGATAGGGAAAAGTTGTTTTTCGCAGCGGCTGCATTGCGTTGGCAGCCTTTTGGATTGTTTACTTCTCACGGCATTTGTTTATCGGCCATTTgtcgaatttaatttaaatatatatatactcccCCCCTAGTTTCTCTCTGTGTGCATGAAAGCAACGACGAACGAGCAAAaaggaaatcaaaaataaggaGGCGAAGAGAAGacaagagagagagcgagGGAGAGAGAATTGAACTTACCGGCCATGACAGTTGAACAGTTTGCGTCGATTTTAGCAGCGGCAGcgacggcaacaacaacaacaaacaattaagccaagctacaacaacaaaacaagaaCAAAAGAAAGGCCAAGGAGCTGCGCTCGCGCTCTGCTCCGTTTCTTTCCCTTTCTTTCGGGGgttctgtatgtgtgtgtgtgtgagttggtttttgttgttggcgcGGATTTTGAGgatatttcttttctttgtattttcttttatatttatccTTTTAATTAGACTTTGGTTTATAAAATTATGGATATTATTTGATTCTCTCCctgttttggtttagcacacaACTTAAGCACGTAGAAACGACATGTGGGGAAGAAACTGCAAAGTAGgggaaatattttcttattttcttttttttttctttttaacaGCATAAGCAGCGACGTGGGCAGAGGCAGCGACAGAGGCAGAGGGAGCAGTTTTGGCGtgcgtttcttttttttttttttgcgagaGAGTGCAGCCGGTGGTTGTGAGAGAAAAATTACTTCACACCGATAATGACACGGAATATATTTACCAGGTAATCCacattaattattatttattgcatttgccaaaacaaacacaataCACTAATACAcccacaccaacacacacacacacacgcacaacGCTCGCTGTAGTCACTTTTGTGCCTTTGTTTTATCGCGAATTCTGCTCTCGCCTTGCCAAATCTAACCTTCAAAACGTGCACACATATATTTTGATTTaagttctttattttttgcgcCGTGTTTTCCGTTTTAACACATTTTCCCACAGCTGCCGTTGCAGCTCCAAAATTCGCATTTAAAAGCGTAcgaaatgtaaaaaaaaccGCGTGACTCGACTCGCTTGCTTCAAGTTTCAATAAACAATCAATATATTTCGATTCCGATGCACTCCGCTTTGGCGTCGGGCtatatattttgatatttttaagctGCACGAttttcagcaaaaaaaaagcttgacgcgagtcttttttttttgttccgaTTCTTTGCTGCTAATGCTGCCCCGCTGCTTCTTCTTCCCGTTTTTGCCGCCTCTTTTGCTGCAGTGCTTCGTCGTTGCGTCGTAATGAGTGTGGCTTTTGGTTTTGCTTCTGCGTTTGCTTTCAATTTCGCACAAGCGGCATTAACTTTCGTATTTTACACTACACGCACTTTGGGACTATGTACAATGATGCGACCTCGCAATCTCCACGCTCTAATCGCCGTTTTAACTTATTTAGTGACTAACGGATTGCAATAAATCCAACGCAAAATGGAAgtaaaaattttgttgcaaATTTCGCACTTTACAATGAGAGTTTCAGGCTACTAATTTGCGGCGAAGAACGGCGTTGCATGTTTCCAGTGTTGGTTGTGCAAAAAACAGTGTTGGATAGTGACTACGTCACCGATTATTTCATCTCTAAATATGTGCCATctctaataaataataatggcggaaattcaaaaaaaagcgagggtttttattttaaaggaaTTCTTATGATTTTACAAGGCAGAAGTAGTAATAACGACTATTATATCACTTTATAGAACTAaaactttctttctttttagaGTTGGCTGAAAAAGGAATCAAAATAAccctattttttaataaaacttacTTTGTGGCTTTTTGGCTCCATTGATGTTGATGGCGGTATTGAGCATGTTGCCAATCTTGGTAATGCTGGACTGTCGCATGAAGGTGCGTGGCGGAAGGGCGGGCGGCACCTGGGAGGCAAGTTGTGGATCCGGCGGCTCCAGCACCGGACTCTGCCGGCCCCAGCGTCCCATTGCGTCCGTAGGTGATGCGGGGACCAGTGGGCGAAAAACTGtaagaaaaatgaaatgatCGAATCTATTAGCGAGTGGCCTGTGGTTCAGCTGCACACACAGATTGTATAATGCATATTTGCCTACATCGTATAATATGATTCGTCCTATCCATGAGCGAACTGCGTGTTTTTGAATTTGTCCGCCAATTAACACCTGTCGCACACACCCCTCTCTTTGGCTAGGTATATACCCCTATATAGCAGTATATATATTTCGATCTTGGCCGCTCTCTAGCTCCCAAATGACTCGAGCAAATTCGAGTCTCTTGTCGTTTGTTTACCTTAGAAATCAAGACTGCGAACGAGAACAAAACATCTGCTCTCGGATTGAATTAAATTCCGCCGCCTGCgtgtttaataaatttaagcttttttttttttttacttttttggcTAGCCAAGAGGTGTGTCTGCTGTTTCTTGGCATCTTCTTGTTGGCTCTTCTGCGTTTTGGcttcattaaatttatttttctccaTCAGTTGTAGATTtcgatttatttaaatttttaaatgtatatatatatattttcataccGATAGAACAGTTGAAGGCAACGATTGGGGCTGGCGTTCCAATTAACAATTACACAAAAATCCATTTCGCTAATCTCCAAATCAAATATTTGGATTTAAACCGGAGAAGGCCCCCGCGAGAACGTCAGAGTGGAAATTTTTCAGCAGTGCATGaagacaaaaaacaaattaaagtgTAATTTTATAAACATGTGGACAACAAGACAATTGTGTTGGAATTAGCAGCCTTGGCAGTTCTCTATTATAGACTTCAAGGTCGTTAGTTATAGACCGAATAAAACAGggaaagttataccatttattttcataacCTTATAAGGAAATCCTTCCCAAACTTTTGGTTTTCTAGTCAATGACCTGAAGATTGGAAAACAATAATGGGATTGTTTGTTTTGTCGAAAGGTGTGAttgattttcaataaatatatttttattattttttttattatattttgaataaagtGGAAAACTTTGGAACGCGTTCTGATAATGGCACTGCTAGTATTTTGACCGGATCTGTAGTGCACATGTCATGTGTTTCTTTTggaggtgtgtgtgtgtgtgtgtgcgattCATTTCACACATTTTCGCAATACGGATATACAGTTACATTATGAAGGCGAAATTCCCCCACGTCCATTAAAGGAGGGCTACcagggggtggtggtggcggtgcGACAGTGGTGTGGCATATGCAAAACAGGGCGTACGCAACAAGTTGAGGAGCCAAgacacatatgtacatacatatatatagtatatttgTATGACTAATGTTCATAAAGAAGAAGAAAGCAACGTGCAGAACAACAAATCAACAGCGGCAACAATAAATGGAGAATGCGGAGAATTGTAATCCAATTAATGGGCTGCGTCTTCAATGTCTCGCGTACCCCTAGAAACGTGAGCCCAGCCAGCCAATCgcgttttaaaatattgccaTTTCTTGAAGACAGTGGATATTGGCTAAGGCGAATTGGTTTGGTACACCTGTCTGTGCCCTCATATGTGTCATTGCAGCTCAAAAATAAACCGCCAGAACACttgaaaatcaaaataaacaaatggaATGAAATGTCTATTAAAAGTCTGTGGCATGTGAATGAGTGCAGAGACAAGCGCCAGCCAGCTTTTCATTTCCCCCGAAttacaccaacaacaacaacaaaacaataacaaacaaatagcgaatttttcaagaaaataaTCATTTCGAGCTTTTGTTATTCGGGAAATGACAAAGACAGGCGGCGGAAGTGCGAGTATATGTTTAAAATTAGACAAATAAACCATTTTTTCGCTTCTGATGTATAATTTAGCATTGATTTTTAACAAAGGAAGGATAAAATACAGAGGTATAAACAATCTGAAACAGTAGGGCAGTAAGAGTTAAGGCTCTCCACCAGGTTAATTAGACGGAAGCAGTTCCCCAAGGAAGAGCCCCAAAGAGTCTATAAATACGGGGGACTACAGTTTGGAAGATACAGGCACACGTGTGACACGAGACTTGGTCGCCACACCGcccctttaaaataaaaaccaggTAGACGCCAGGTGCCTGCCAAATCTTTCCGGgctataattatttttggatCTGTCAACCCTTCTCGTCTGGTTTGCTTAATTTTCCTTTAATGCCCGACGCCGGGGGGAGGGGCGGAAAGGGGCATGAGGTTACAAGAGGTGGGGCGGCACTGCCAGCATTGTTTATATTTAGCATTTCATACGCTCTCGTTTGCCAAACTGTCTATAATATGTCCATCAATGTGGCTCTGAGTACTACTGCCTGCGCTGACAGTTCGACAGCCATTGGCGGTTTGCAGGACAGctgtgtttttatacccttgcagagggtattataattttggtcaaaagtgtgcaacgcagtgaaggatacatctccgaccctataaagtatatatattcttgatcaggatcacctcctgagttgatatgagcatgtccgtctgtccgtctgtccgtctgtccgtctgtctgtctgtttctacgcgaactagtctctcagttttaaagctatcgtcttgaaactttgcacacacccttcgtTCCAcacacgcagtatataagtcggaacggcccggatcggccgactatatcctatagctgccatataactgattgatcggaaatggtataactttggtgtttttagagttagagagttcaaatttgacatgcgagctatttttggcaaaacattacgtcatgccaaatttcataaggatcggccgactatatcctatagctgccatataactgaacgatcggaaatgacccaactttcgtgtttttgaagatagaaagctaaaactgaatacagattatatttttggccagttgatccaacctaccaaatttcattaggatcggccgactatatcccatagctgccatataactgaacgatcggaaatggtatttggtagaaatatcaactttcgtatttttgaagatagaagtttgggactttttttagattttgtattgaaataaattggattatatattcctattcccataaggatcggccaactatatccgatgtttgcgatatatatccggttttaactgcaagggtatataaacttcggctccgcccgaagttagctttcctttcttgtttgtttttgtttttagcttTTTGGGGGCGGTGGGCAAGTCGACCGGGGCGTGGCCACTCAAGATAAACAATTGTTTTGACAAACGACGTGGACGTGATTACGGCCATATGTCCAAGTTGATCAACGCGACCAATATTGTGCTTATCAAACTGTTGCAACTCATCCAATTAATACACTTCACGGCCCTATTACCCATATCCCCAGCCCCAAATCCCCAATCCAGCCCCACTCCACTCGTGACTGTCAGATATAATGAAACTAATTAGCATTTGACAAACACAGTGCTCCTATTGACAAAAACAGTGGATGATGGGTGAAGGcaaattatacaaaatatagATTATGATGTAGATTCTAGAATCTTAAAAAAAGGCGATggtatattttccaaaaataaatcgaaaatATTAAGATCCAAAGAAAATCGTCTAAATATCATTCAGAAAAAAGCAAAgcctttaaataaatatttatgatatttttcAGAAACATGAAGTATTATGAtcttatttcaaaataaatcgaAAATATGGATCTTCTAAGAAAaacattataaataaaatctagAAGGGAAGTATCGAAATAATAGTTTTGTGATGTTTTTCAGGAAAAAGGTATCTTTAgatcttattttaaaataaatcgaaAGTATAgacttttaaatgaaatttttcgaaatattattgaaaaaaatgcaaagacTTTCAATGATAAATAATCTGAAATCTAACTTCgttttagaaatatttaataaaataaatcaaaacaagaaagcaaagctaacttcgggcggagccgaagtttatatacccttgcagttaaaaccggatatatatcgcaaacatcggatatagttggccgatccttatgggaataggaatatatactccaatttattacaatacaaaatctaaaaaaagtcccaagcttctatcttcaaaaatacgaaagttgatatttctaccaaataccatttccgatcgttcagttatatggcagctataggatatagtcggccgatcctaatgaaatttggtaggttggatcaactgaccaaaaatagagtctgtactaaattccagctttctatcttcaaaaacacgaaagttgggtcatttccgatcgttcagttatatgacagctataggatatagtcggccgatccttttgaaatttggcatgtcgtattattttgccaaaaatagctctcacctaaaatttaaactctctaactctaaaaataccaaagttataccatttccgatcaatcagttatatggcagctataggatatagtcggccgatccgggccgttccgacttatatactgcgtgcaaaggaaagaagggtgtgtgcaaagtttcaagacgatagctttaaaactgagagactagtttgcgtagaaacagacagacggacagacagacagacggacagacggacagacggacatgctcatatcaactcaggaggtgatcctgatcaagaatatatatactttatagggtcggagatgtctccttcactgcgttgcacacttttggacaaaattataataccctctgcaagggtataaagagACGAGGTATTTTAAGATCCTCAAATTAAATCGAAAGTATAGATCTCCAAATGAAATCCAtctaaatattatttgaaaagAGCAAAGACTTATAATGAAGTAATAATAAGaagataataataattatcaatGAAGTGGCTTTAAAATCGTCTTTAACAATAAATTGACCAAAACAGTCAACAAACAGAAAGTCTTTGAATAATAATGTATGACATTTTTCAGAAATaaagaattttatatttatttgtaaaagAAATCAAAGTATAGAGCGAGCTCTAATTgaaaatattctaaaaatttgaaaaaaatgaacaGACTTCCAAGAATATTAAATGAAATGGTTTAAAACGCGGTTATctaaaaccctttttttttaggtatatttattacaaaattgcataactatttatttaaaaaataaatctaaaaaatatatttagctTCAAGTCAAACCATGTTTAAGACCTTCGTTGTTATAGGTAGTTTCCCCCCTTTGGAGTAGGTATTTAGAAGTATGTATGTTTAGAGGTATTTCTTCAATACCCCATAACCATATACAGAATaagtaaatatattaaagttgtAATTCATtgagttttttaataaaaatttcccTCAAGAACATTTTacatataattttcaaaaatttcagtATATGATAAAGCAAAGTATCCTCACAATAATCTATCCAGATTCCACTgtactaaaaaacaaaataaatcaacTACACAGGACCCACTGAGAGAGAATCGACTTTTGATCggaaaacaaattataagTCCACAAATAATGATACAGTCACATGGAATCGAAATCAAGATAAATGCGCGTGCTATAGTATGTTGTTTTTTCAGCAATTTGTTCGATTCGCTAATGCGAACAGCTTAGGCAAATATTTTGGCATAAAAGTCAAGAAGCAAGTGACAAAATAGTAGCTATTAATTGTTTCTAAGCCGAGTTCGAGTGAGTTTAGACGTGCCAGCGTCTAAACATGGCCAGTACCAGTACCAGTGCCAGTCGGCAGTCAATAGTTggtattgttattgttgggtCCGGACTCCGAAGCGAAACAAAGCCGCCTCAAAATGCTGTTAACCTCAAAAACCGCCAAGAACGTCAACAAGTAAGGTCCGTAGATCGAGGGGTAATATGGGGGGTTATACCACATATAAacagaaatatttttagatggaTTTTATGGcctaaaaaatgaataatatgATTTGGATTGATTTaaggtttattttatttgcttgtATTTATAGCatgaattttgaatttgtaaactttaataaattgttttctgTGTAGTTATACTAACGAAATAGTTAAACAAACACCCTCTCCAATAGGTTGACGTAAGTATCGACAATCCAGCACGGGTTTCAACAATTTTAAGCATTATTTTCGGGGCACTTTGGAACGGTATTGAAACAGCTGTCTTGCCATATCCACGGCATTCGAATGGAAACCACAAGTTCGCATATTAATATGAAGTTTTAGTTAATCAAAGTCTCTAACTTACCAGTGGtttttttcagatttaaaGTCCCAACCAAAAACAGGAACTCTCGGACTATATCCGCTGATAGCAATCACACACGAATTCTATTTTAATTGATCGTCTTTGGATATATCATAATATTCCCCATGCAtaggtttatttttatatatttcgtGTGATGGGGTTATTATTTGTATTCTTTGGGGGATTTGAAGATCCCTACTGCTATATCCCTTCTGGTAACGGTTAAAATCTCAGTCCCTGGGCGATGGCACTTCACtctttttggtttgtttgttgttatcACATACAAAAGGCACAGTgtaaactaatttaaattgaattcaGTGCTCGGTAGCAAGCAAGTGGAggaaaataaggaaaataaCCGCAATAAGGCGAGAAAACAGTCAACGCGGCGCCGTTAAAATTAGCACTGAAACTCGACGTGCGAATGCGCGCCTATGATTTCTTTGGGCTTCGTTCGTTCGTTCTCCACCTCCGGCCCCAACGGCAGCTACTTCTCTCTTGGGGGGAGCGAGAGAGTGCTCCACAACCTCAGTAACTCTCTCGCAGTGACCGTGGGGGCCGCCAGCCGGCGCTCTCTTTTGAAGACgatttttgtaaacaaaaccaCGACACGCATTGTTGCAGCTAATGTCGTTGTTGTTCTGATAAACGCTAATTTGCCTATTGATATGGATGTTAATGTTCCCCAACCAAAGACAGTGCGGGTTAAGATAATAGCACCACTTAAGaattaagatttaaaataaGTTAAAGTATATTAAAGATAGAGAtttcaaaagttttaatttttaattcctttcataaattttgataaataaaaatcaattttttaatgaacTTAACTAAGCTTTCATTGaaataatacaaaacaaaTCCCGAAATGAACTTAAAGACCTTCAAATAGGTGTCTATATAACATAAAATAACTTCTAATAGGCCCTTAAAATAACGCTTGAAATAATTACAATTTATAATTAAgacaatatatataatataatagtCATAGCTCACAGAATACACAATTATTATGCTAATATTTAAGTTTACAATTATTATaagtaatttattatttttcattataaagtaaaaaaataaccagccttttaaaaatttaccaAAACTCTTTATAAATTCTAGACAGCGTGGCCATGTCCTTGTTCGAACTTTCATAATCGATTCTCAGCACCCGCTTGTATTCGCTCCAATCCTTGATGCTGTGGTGGAGCATCACCTCCAGGATAACCAGCTGCTCGTAGAGCACCTCCCAGTTGACATCGATGGTAGAGGCACAATACTCCAGCAGCCACCGAAAGGAGTAGGGGAAAAGCTGGCGCACCTGGCGTTTGTCGGACTCCCTGATTTGATTCATGAATCCATGAAGCAGCCAAATATCAAAGTTGGAGACATTCAATAGTACTTCCTCCGGACTCTGATCATCATCTTCAGTCTCACTGGGCACCGTTTTGTGCTCGGAACCAGAAACAGATTCCGCATCCAGATGACGTCTGGGCTGGTCGAGGGGTACGTTTAGGGGATCCATACTTTCCTCTCTAAAAGTCTGTAGAGAGCTGAGACTGTCCAGGAGGACCTTGTCGTTGTTTATCTTGAGTAGATACCTTGGAGCTTCATCCATTAAGACGTAAGGGTTGTTCTCTCTCCCCCTATTCAACCTCTCCGAATGTGAGAGCTGCTTTCGGGCCAGATAGGCTGGGCCATACGTGCCGATTGCCAAGCGGAACTTAAAGTCCGGCCGCTTCTCCTTCTTGTTAATCTCATCGAGATATGTACCCATCTTGATGTCAAAATTGGCGCGGAACTCCTGCTTTTTCGGTTGATATAAATGCAAGGGATAGAAGATACCTACATTGTGGAATTCCTCTTGACAAGGCAGTTCTTCCACTTTTAGTTTATATCCTTCTTCAGACACGATACGGGACAGATCGTCCGTTTCCAAAATGAAAGGATCCAGGTTCCGTTCGGAGTGATTGACGCGCATGCAGTCGGGGATTTGAATTCCCGATGTGGCACCCTCAGTTCTGGAGTCTTCCAGCAGGATGCGTTGGAAGTACGAGTGTGCTGGGGTCAGGGTGGGCTGGAACTCAATGTGTTCCTTTTTGATGCTTTCAGCACTGGTTTCGCCAAAACATTCCTTCAACAGTTTCTCAACCATTAGGGTCATGTTCTCGTACTGACGCTGCAATGCTGGGTTCTTCGGAAGTCCTTCGAAGCTGTAGTCCTGCTCCTTTTGCTTGCGCTCCTTGGAAAGGATCTCATCGACTTGGCCGGACAATGTTTTAGTCTCCTTGAAGCGTCGCGCGAAACTCTGGTTGTAGCGGGAAATGAAAACTTTCCGAAGCTCCACAAACTCCATCCATTCGGTGAAAACAAAGAGCAGTGGAGCTCCAATTTCCTTTTTTCTAATTATTCCATTGACATCAGCCGCTGACTCGGATATCTTTATTTCCTTGTCGTCGTCCAGGCCGAACAAAAGCTTCATGACGTACAGAATGTAGGCCATTACTCTGGCCTCGAAACGGGGATAGGTGTATGACGACATTGGAGTCTTGAATGAGGGCGGATACAGCTTAATAAGACTCCCAACATAGTTAGCAAGACGAGGAGGCAGTCCCAGCTCTAAGATGTAGCGCTCAGCCAAGCCCACGAGATTTGGGGTTTGAAATGGACTCAGGTCCACGAAGCGCGATACATAACAAATTTGGTTGCGAAGAAACTGTAGGGTTAAaggtaatattttataagatgTCATCTAGATACCACACAGCCCTACCTTGTAAGTGCATTTGTCCTTGTTGTTGCCAAACTCCATTTCCTTGATCCACGCATTGCCTTTGCTGGCCAAATTGTCCGGCAGGTAAGTGAGAATACCACGACTGGAGAGGTGCTCCTCCTTGATGAATCGTATTAGATCCGACAGCTGGATGTCGTCCTCCACCATGTTCAAAGCAATGGCCAACACGATGTACAGCTTTGTGAGATTAAGGCTATATATATTCCTGTCGAAGAACCGCAAAGTTTTCACCTTGGGCCTCAGTCCATGGCACATCATGCTACTGCTGCCATCTTGGCTGTGCTTATCGAGATGCTTCAACGGCATCTGTTTCTTCAAGGACTTACGGGCACTCACCGACCACTGCAACCCAATGCTCTGCTTTCCGAGGGACTCCTCTTGCTTCGTGGTCTTTGTATAACCCGAGGCATCGAGTTTTCgctaaaagaataaaataagaaCAAGGTCTTAGAATGGTTTTGTAGATAACACTAATGAAGACTAGATCTACTAATGAGTTGGGTAATTATGTAAGTTTCTAGTGCTATATATAAGCACAAGAAAGTCTGTGGAAAACCATTCAGAAGTCTATCTTGCCACTTCAGTAAGCTTTTACGAAATGTCTTTGCATTCGGTTTTGATTTTCCTGGCTATCATGGCGGTGGCCTATGCCCTGCCCGTTTCGGATGTCTCTCAAGAGGTTACAGAGGGTGAGTATATCCATTtctaacatattattttaatttaaagataaATCCCTTTCAGTTCCTTTGCCTATGGAGCAGACTCCCGGAATCCCCATTGTTGAGGCCAAACCCCGTACTCTATTCctgttgctgccgctgctctTCCCTAACGAGTTTTATTTCTCTTAAAAATGATAGttgattaattaataaatattaatggaGTATGCAAGTACCTTTGTTTTGTTCCACAACCGTTTCTTTGAAAGATCATCGATAGGACCGTGGGCACTGTTTCTTCTGGCACTTATACGTTTTGCCCGTTTTCGGTTGTAAATTATAAGAGCATCCCTGGAGAAAACATGGAAATTACATTATATGGTTCTATTTACAAGCATAACCATCATGCCCACCTGTGCAGCACCCGGACATTCAATTTGGGCAATCCCAGTGCGTTCTTATTGCAGAAGGCCACCTCCATCCGGCCCATGTACGCTGCCCACACCTGCAGGGTCATTAGCTTCAGTTCGGGCTTGGCTCCCATATTAAGCAGCTCCTGCAAGAACCCGCGCAGCACATAGTTGTAGAACTCCCACGAGGTGATGTCGACGTCCTTCGCCTTAGATTCGTCCTTGGGCTGGCGGATTGTTTTTCGGGCCACAGTCTCATTGAAGTTTTCCTCCGCCGTCAGATCCACCGCTCGAATGTGTTGTTTTTGGGTGCCGCATTCGATGCAGTAGTAGTAGCCCTCACGCTGCTGGAAGGTTTTCTCGCCACACACCTCACACTCCACGTTGTCCAACTGCATAATCTCTATATCCTCGTCCATCTTGGCGTTGTATCCTGGTACcttacaatattttaaaattgtcaACAACCAAACACAAAAACGTGTGGCCGGGAGATTATGGATGGGAGCAGCAAAAGCGCGCGTGAGTGCAGACAGGTTTCCATTTTCAAACGATAGTTTATCGTTATCGAAATGATAAACCGCGCAATTTAAAATTACcttcaaattttgttttagaaactttttaattatttatctgaaataaaatgtatttttatcttattaaaacacacaattttcaGTTATGtcagtat
The Drosophila bipectinata strain 14024-0381.07 chromosome 3R, DbipHiC1v2, whole genome shotgun sequence DNA segment above includes these coding regions:
- the TAF1B gene encoding TATA box-binding protein-associated factor RNA polymerase I subunit B, with amino-acid sequence MDEDIEIMQLDNVECEVCGEKTFQQREGYYYCIECGTQKQHIRAVDLTAEENFNETVARKTIRQPKDESKAKDVDITSWEFYNYVLRGFLQELLNMGAKPELKLMTLQVWAAYMGRMEVAFCNKNALGLPKLNVRVLHRDALIIYNRKRAKRISARRNSAHGPIDDLSKKRLWNKTKRKLDASGYTKTTKQEESLGKQSIGLQWSVSARKSLKKQMPLKHLDKHSQDGSSSMMCHGLRPKVKTLRFFDRNIYSLNLTKLYIVLAIALNMVEDDIQLSDLIRFIKEEHLSSRGILTYLPDNLASKGNAWIKEMEFGNNKDKCTYKFLRNQICYVSRFVDLSPFQTPNLVGLAERYILELGLPPRLANYVGSLIKLYPPSFKTPMSSYTYPRFEARVMAYILYVMKLLFGLDDDKEIKISESAADVNGIIRKKEIGAPLLFVFTEWMEFVELRKVFISRYNQSFARRFKETKTLSGQVDEILSKERKQKEQDYSFEGLPKNPALQRQYENMTLMVEKLLKECFGETSAESIKKEHIEFQPTLTPAHSYFQRILLEDSRTEGATSGIQIPDCMRVNHSERNLDPFILETDDLSRIVSEEGYKLKVEELPCQEEFHNVGIFYPLHLYQPKKQEFRANFDIKMGTYLDEINKKEKRPDFKFRLAIGTYGPAYLARKQLSHSERLNRGRENNPYVLMDEAPRYLLKINNDKVLLDSLSSLQTFREESMDPLNVPLDQPRRHLDAESVSGSEHKTVPSETEDDDQSPEEVLLNVSNFDIWLLHGFMNQIRESDKRQVRQLFPYSFRWLLEYCASTIDVNWEVLYEQLVILEVMLHHSIKDWSEYKRVLRIDYESSNKDMATLSRIYKEFW